The DNA segment GCTCCGGTTGGCCCGGTTACTCCTGTCGCTCCTGTTACTCCCGTGGCTCCCGTTGCCCCCGTGACTCCCGTGGCTCCAGTGGCTCCGGTTGACCCGGTTGGCCCTGTGGCTCCTGTCGCTCCGGTTGGACCTGTGACTCCCGTCGCTCCGGTTGGGCCCGTTACTCCGACTGGCCCGGTCGCTCCTGCTGCTCCCGTTGGGCCTGTTACTCCTGTCACTCCGGTGGCTCCCGTGACCCCTGTTGCTCCGGTTAGCCCTGTTGGCCCGGTTACTCCGGTGGCTCCAGTAGATCCTGTTGACCCGGTTACTCCCGTGGCCCCGGTTGGCCCTGTGGCTCCGGTTAGCCCTGTTGGCCCGGTTACTCCTGTCGCTCCCGTGGCCCCCGTGACTCCCGTGGCTCCCGTGGCTCCAGTTGTTCCTGTGGCTCCCGTCGCTCCGGTGGCTCCCGTGACCCCTGTTGCTCCAGTTGGCCCTGTTGGCCCGGTTACTCCTGTCGCTCCGGTGGCTCCAGTTGTTCCCGTTGCCCCGGTGGCTCCCGTCGCTCCGGTTGCTCCCGTTGCTCCAGTTGGCCCTGTTACTCCTATCGGCCCCGTGACCCCTGTTGCTCCGGTTACTCCCGTCGCTCCTGTTGTTCCGGTGGCTCCCGTGACCCCTGTTGCTCCAGTTGGCCCTGTTGGCCCGGTTACTCCCGTCGCTCCCGTGACCCCTGTTGCTCCAGTTGACCCGGTTGGCCCGGTTGGCCCGGTTACTCCAGTCGCTCCCGTTACTCCCGTGGCTCCGGTTGTTCCCGTGGCTCCTGTCGCTCCCGTCGGCCCAGTTGTTCCCGTGGCTCCCGTTGGTCCAGTCACTCCGGTGGCTCCCGTGGCTCCCGTGGCTCCGGTTGGCCCTGTTACTCCGGTGGCTCCTGTCGGCCCCGTGACCCCTGTTGCTCCGGTGGCTCCCGTTGCTCCTGTCGATCCGGTTGGCCCTGTCGCTCCAGTTGTTCCCGTTGCTCCTGTTACTCCGGTGGCTCCCGTCGCTCCGATGGCTCCCGTGACCCCGGTTACTCCCGTTGCTCCTGTCGCTCCGGTTGACCCGGTTGGTCCTGTTGCCCCGGTTACTCCTGTTACTCCTGTCGCTCCAGTTGGCCCTGTTACTCCGGTGGCTCCCGTGGCTCCCGTTGGCCCTGTTACTCCTGTCGGCCCCGTGACCCCTGTTGCTCCGGTGGCTCCGGTTACTCCCGTGGCTCCTGTTGCTCCAGTTGCTCCCGTGGCTCCGGTTGGCCCTGTTACTCCCGTTACTCCGGTTGGTCCGGTCGCTCCCGTTACTCCGGTTGCCCCTGTTGCTCCCGTTACTCCTATGGCTCCTGTTACTCCTGTTACTCCTGTTGGCCCTGTTGCTCCCGTTGGTCCAGTCACTCCGGTCGCTCCTGTTGCTCCCGTCGCTCCCGTTGGCCCCGGTGGTCCCGGCGGTCCAGTTGGCGGCGGTGGACCTTCAAGTACAAGCAACCCGACATCATCTATGAGCATGTCTGAACCTCCAACCTGTGGAAGTGAGTTAAGAAGCACCATTGCTTGTGTAGCGTTTAAAGGCACAGTAAAAGTTGTTTGACTTATCTCTAACCAAGTGTTTGTTGAGATTCCTGGTATATTTTGAGGCGGTATACTAATAATTAGACCATAATTAATAAAATTAAAATTATCATCGTAGTAGTTAACAGATATCGTTATAGGAGCCGCTACATCGACGTCTGATACTTTTGAAATGGATGTATAGAATTGGAATGTCTCTCCTGGTGAAACATCAACTATTTGATAGATAAATGCGTTGTTAAATGTATCATTTAGAAGAAGACTATAAAATCCTGAATGACTATACAATGAGGTTATCTCTGCATTAAGAGGAACCCATGGACTGATTGATCCTGTTTCAAATCCTCCGTTTATGATTTTGTTAACCATTTTCACTCCTCCTTTAACGCAATATAATCTATAAATATTCAGTCTTTGATCTATTTGTTTGAGCCTTAACCTACCATTAGTTTTTATTTTCCAACAAAAAAAAGCCCACAAGAATGGGCTCAACATTTATAAACTAGTCTACTCTAATGACTACAAGTGAAGCACCTACTCCAGCTTGTAATGTAGCAGCAGCAACAACTCCAAATAATTGTATCCCAATTGTCGTCCCTGCAGTTAACGTAGTGATAACATCGGCTTCATAGCTACTTAATGTTAAAACTGGAGAAATAACCGTTCCAGGAATTGGCGCTCCACCCGCTACCGCTTGAGCACCTGCTAATAATCCAGCTGTCAAATTTATACGATATGTGATGTAGTATCTTCCGGTTACGGGTACTGTAAATAAAGTAGACGTTCCGTTTGCTACAAATCCATCTAAACTTTGAGCACCTGCTAATGGAACTGCTGTACCTCCAAGAATAACAGCTAAAAGTCCTCCAGCCGTGTTCACTGCTGACATACTATTTGCAGTGACAGAGGTGCCGGTTGGACCAGTGGCTCCTGTTACTCCGGTTGCTCCCGTTACCCCGGTTGCTCCCGTTACCCCGGTTGCTCCCGTTGCTCCGGTTACTCCAGTGGCTCCCGTTACTCCGGTTGCTCCGGTCGCTCCCGTTGGTCCGGTTGCTCCGGTTGCTCCTGTTACTCCGGTTGCTCCCGTTACTCCGGTTGCTCCGGTTGCTCCGGTTGCTCCGGTTGCTCCGGTCGCTCCCGTTGCTCCGGTTACTCCTGTCGCTCCGGTTGCTCCTGTTACTCCGGTTGCTCCGGTCGCTCCCGTTACCCCGGTTGGTCCAGTTGCTCCTGTTACTCCAGTGGCTCCCGTTACTCCGGTCGCTCCGGTTGCTCCGGTTACTCCCGTTGCTCCGGTTGCTCCTGTTACTCCGGTTGCTCCCGTTACTCCGGTTGCTCCGGTTGCTCCTGTTGCTCCGGTCGCTCCCGTTGCTCCGGTTACTCCTGTCGCTCCGGTTGCTCCTGTTACTCCAGTGGCTCCCGTTACTCCGGTCGCTCCGGTTGCTCCTGTTACTCCCGTCGCTCCGGTTGCTCCTGTTACTCCGGTTGCTCCGGTTACTCCCGTTGCTCCGGTTGCTCCGGTCTCTCCAGTGGCTCCCGTTACTCCTGTCGCTCCCGTTGCTCCGGTTACTCCGGTTGCTCCGGTTGGTCCCGTTACTCCTGTCGCTCCCGTTGCTCCCGTCTCTCCTGTTGGGCCTGTTACTCCGGTTGGTCCCGTCTCTCCTGTTGGGCCGGTTGCCCCAGTTTCACCTGTTGGTCCGGTTGGTCCAGTTGCTCCCGTTGGGCCGGTTGCTCCGGTCTCTCCTGTTGGTCCTGTTACTCCCGTCGCTCCCGTTGGGCCGGTTGCCCCAGTTTCACCTGTTGGTCCAGTTACTCCTGCTCCAGTTCCTGCTGGTCCTGTTGCTCCCGTAGCCCCGGTTGGTCCAGTTGCTCCGATCTCTCCTGTTGGGCCAGTTACTCCCGTCGCTCCCGTTGGTCCGGTTGCCCCAGTTTCACCTGTTGGTCCTGTTACTCCCGTCGCTCCCGTTGGACCTGTGGCTCCAGTTGCTCCAGTTTCACCTGTTGGTCCGGTTACTCCTGTCGCCCCCGTTGGACCCGTGGCTCCGATCTCTCCTGTTGGTCCTGTTACTCCCGTCGCTCCCGTTGGTCCTGTTGCCCCAGTTTCACCTGTTGGTCCGGTTACTCCTGTCGCCCCCGTTGGACCCGTGGCTCCGGTCTCTCCTGTTGGTCCCGTTACTCCCGTCGCTCCCGTTGGACCTGTGGCTCCAGTTTCACCTGTTGGTCCAGTTACTCCTGTCGCCCCCGTTGGACCCGTGGCTCCGGTTTCTCCTGTTGGTCCAGTCGCTCCAGTTGCTCCGGTTGGACCAGGAGGACCGCTCGGTACAAAAAGAGCTCCTATCGTGATCATTGAAACATCATCTATTACAATATCTGCTGTTCCTACTGAAGCGGCAACTGATATTGTAACTGATGCAAAAACGGTACCTACAGGTGCAGCTTCTGTTGTTTCATAGACTGTTAACCACGTTGCAGCAGTTGCCTCTGGTACTCTATCTGAGAGAACATTAATCAGTAATCCTGATCCTAAAAGGACAAAGCTTGCATCATAATAATCAACTGTGATAGTGACTAAAGGAGAAGGTAGCACACTTGTTTTAGCAAGCGATGCTAGCACTTCAAAGCTCTCTCCTTCATTCACGGGAATGGTTTGTGATAAGGTTGACCCTGTTAATGCAGGTAATTGAACTGCATAGATTCCAGTGTGACTAAATGCCGTTGTTAAAAGGCCATTAATACTAGTCCATGGAGTCAAGGCACCTGTTTCAAACCCACTATTTTCAATTCGATTGATAACCATATTTCCCCTCCTTTGCAACGAATGCTTCATTATAAGAAGCTGTATTATTCTATGAGTTCAGAAATGGATGGACAGCACATTCGCCTAGTATTTAAATAGTTTTCGATCTTATTAAGAGTGTTGGATTACCAAACTGATTTCTAACGAGTAATCAATTAAGTCCTCTCCCTTACTTTTTGAGCTTGATAGAAAGTCCTTTTTCAAGTAAAGTGGTTGCTCCTCTAGTAAATCTCTACCTCGACCTCCATCTGAAAAACTTCCTCGGACTCCTTTATCATTAATCCAGTACTTGAACCCTTTAAGTATAGAGGCTAAGATCTTTTGCTCATTTTTCTCTATAAACCTACTAGCAGAAACGGATAAAGGAGCTACAATCTGATGACCCAACTCAAGTAATTTCAAATGACTTTCCCCTAACGATTGAAGGGAAGAACGATTAAAATCAGAAAAAACGGATCGTTTTAATACAAATGGAGGAATAAGAAGTGATGAATTAGGAAGCTTATGGCAGCCAGCCGTTACATTTAATAATGTATTCCCTATATGGACGAGCGTCATTTTTTCAATGGAGCTCTGTGTACTGGATTGATCATTTATACAAACATCAACACCTGGTTTATCAACCTCATCAAAAAATTGTTGAATTTCGTCTCTTGTTATAGGAATCTCTGCCGAATGAAACAGCAATCGGTTTCCTTGAGCAAGCTGACTCCCAATATAGAAGGCTGTATCTAGCGAACATGTCTGGTCAACTGTGATAAAGGGTATCGATTGATGGGCAAAAAAATCAATGGCAACAGGATGAGTTGAAGTTACAATAGGTACCCACTCAATCTGTGGAGATTTGAGCAGCTCCTGAACATCTAATAATTCAGCCCCTTCTGACACATAGAAAATAACACTCCTGTCTCTCGCTTTAGACAAGGCCTGCCACTTTAAACGATCTGAATAAAGTAGATGAACCCCCTCTAATGGCTTTGGATAATGTAGTGTTGGTCCGTACATATCGAATAAATAATCAAGCGCTTCTAAGAAATCACCATGCATACGTTGCATCGCTTCACCAATCACTTCCCCTGGCTTAGGCAAATGGTTTATTCGCATTTTGTTCATTCTTAGTACATCAATTGTATGAGAAACCGATACTTCAAGCTGTTTATCAACAGCGATGGTATTTGCTAACACAGGATTCGACAATTCACTACGTCCAACCATCTCAAGCCCCTTAAGACTGAAGGCATGTGGAATCGTTAAGATGTTCTCTGCACGCAAATCTCTTCTCTCTTGTATGGCATTTAGAAAGAATCTAGATTGAGAGATAATGTCCGCCCTCTCCACTTTCGTAATCCAATCAATTGAATTGATTGCCATATCAACTCCATTTTCTACGTCTTGAATAAATGGCAAATAATCCTCTGCTTTAATCACAATATCTGCATCCGTAAATAAATAAATGTCTGCTTTCGCATTAAGCGCACCTATTGCTCGCCCTACATCATTCCCAAGCGGTTGAGTAAAATTTAGCACCTTTGCGCCATGTGACTCTGCAATATGTGCCGTTTGATCCTTTGAGCCGTTCACTACAACGATGATTTGATCAGGCTGTAGACGCTTAAGCTCTGCTAGTACACCAGGCAGCGTATCAGCCTCGTCCATTGCAGGAACAATCACGTGTAGCTTGTAATCAAGGTTTCGTTTGACAATGCCTGTGGAAACCGGTAAAGGTGATTGCCCATTCAACTTTCTTAAATAATCTTCTTTATTCGTAATCACGCGATAAGAAAAACTATTCCTCATAGGACGCTCCCCCTTTTTGAGATTGATCTGCATGTTCCAAATCATTTGGACATATACACTATATAAACAACATTAATGAGGTGATTCGTATGGATAACAAGCAGACTTCCTTTCGAACAAAACTAACACCTGTTCAGTTACAGCAGCGTCTGATTTACACTCAATCTGAGCTAAAAAAATATAAGGCACAAGTTGAAAAATACCAAAATGATTATTATTACAACATGATTGATGAACTAAAAGAAAAGGAACAAGCTTGGATCTTAGAAAAGGATGAGCTTCAGCAAAACCTCTCAACTGCAAACGAAACCATCCAACTTCTTCAAGACGAGCTCACTACGTTGAAAGCACAAGAAAAGGCAGATCAAACATCTGCCCCAAAAGGTCAAAAAGAAATACCGATGCCTACTCAAAATACCCTGGACCCAGATACTACACGGGCAAAGGAAGATCCAAAGGAAATCACTCCTTATCAAGATGAAACACCGATATCAGCATCCAAAAACCAGGATTGGTTTTTACGATCCGTGAAAGGGTCTAAGAAAAATTAGTTTTCTGATACGAATTAACGAGTGATTGAATGCCTTCAATCAAATCTGTTTCAGGAACATAGTCTAAGAGATTTTTAGCCTTCTCTATACACGGAATTCTTTTTCTCATATCCTCAAAGCCTTTTCCGTAAGCTTCTTCATATGAAATTTGTTTGACTGGAGAACTTGATTGAGTGCACCTTTTTACAATCTCAGCGAGTTCTGAAATCGTGGTGCCTTGATTTGTACCAATATTAATAATTTGTTGATCGGTCTTTTTTTCTAATACCAAGGCTGTTGCTTTTGCAGTATCTTTCACAAATGTAAAGCACCGGCTTTGGGTTCCATCTCCAAAAAGAGTAATCTCTCTGTTCTCAAGCGCCGCCTTCACAAAAATAGGAACCACTCCACCATAGATTGAATCGTTTGCTCTTGGACCATATGCATTAAAATATCTAAGAATGGTCACTGAGAGGCCTTCTTTTCCGTAGGCAAGACAGAGATGTTCCTCCATTGACTTGGCTGTTGAATAGCACCATCTGTGAACATTCGTTGAGCCAAGCAGGCGGTCGCCATCCTCTTTATATGGAAGATTCTCGCTCTTCCCATAGACCTCTGAGCTCGATGCAAAGACTACCCTTTTTTGATAACGGGCGGCACTTTCCAAGACCGACGATGTACCTGTTAGATTTTCTTTAATCACTTTTAAAGGAGAATCGACACAGTGCTTTACACCAAGCACAGCAGCCAAATGGAATACGACGTCATGCTTTTTTATGAGTGGATCTACGGTAGGAACATGACTACAATCCCCTTCAATTAATCGGAACTTGGGATTTTCACGTAAATGGGCGACATTTGATTGATTTCCATTTGAGAAATTATCTAGAGCTGTGACCATATGCCCCAACTCCAACAGCTCTTCACAAAGGTGGGAACCAATAAATCCCGCTCCACCCGTAACCAGAAGATTCACACTCTCACCTCATTTATAATCGTATTACATGATCATAGGTTCCTTTTATACAATTTCTCGTATCAAACAATAAGGAGACTCCTTTTATCAAAGCAGAATAATCAATTTGGCTATGATCTGTTAAGATAATGGCCGCATCATAAGAGGATAACTTTTTTTGATCAAAGGAAGTGCCATGATATGTTTTTCCTTGTAACGTAATGTTCTGTACAAACGGATCATAATATTCAACGTTCCAGCCACGTTTGATTAATTCCTCCATAACCGGAAGTGATACAGATTCCCTCACATCGTTAACATCTTTCTTGTACGTTAATCCGACTAATAAAACGCTTGGATTTTTCTTACCTGAGCCAAGTGCCTTTTCTAATCGATCGACCACATACATTGGCTGCTTGTCATTAACTTTTTTAGCTAAGTCAATAAATGGTGTATGAAGCTTTTGTTCATTTGCTTTCCACTTTAAGTAAAGAGGATCAACCGGAATACAGTGTCCACCAATTCCCGGTCCTGGATAATAAGGGGTAAATCCGTATGGCTTAGTACTTGCCGCTTCAATTACTTGCCATATATCAATATGGAGTTCATGACAAATTTGACTCATTTCATTTATGAATGAAATGTTTATTAGTCGCTGAGTATTTTCTAGGATTTTTGTCATTTCTGCCACACGAGTATTTTCTACAGGAACAAGAGATGTAAATGCCTTCCCGTAAATGGCTTGAACCTCATGTAGACATGCTGTTGTTACACCACTTACTACTTTCGGGATATCTTCCAAATCATAATCTAGATTCCCTGGATCAATTCGTTCAGGAGAGTACCCTAGAAAAAGATCAACTCCTACCTTTAGCCCACTTTTTTCTAGCAGCGGAACAAGTACTTCTTCAGTTGTTCCTGGAAAAGTGGAGCTTTCAAGCACAACAAGATGACCAGGACGAAGATATGGAAGCATGGCTTTCGCTGCAGATTCTAGATAACTTAAATCAGGATCTTGATGATTTCTAAGTGGGGTTGGTACGCATAAAATAATGGCATGTGCTGTCTCCATTTTTTTAAAGTCAGGTGAAAAACGGAATTGCTTTGAAGCTGTTAACTTTTGCATGTCTTCATTTGAGTAGTCAGATAAATAGGATATGCCTTTCTCTAAGCAGTCCATTTTTCTAACGTCGATATCAATTCCAATTACATCATATCCACTTTTATGAAATAATGTCGCCAATGGTAATCCTACGTACCCGAGACCAATGACAGCAATTTGAGTCGTCATTCGTGCAGCCCTTCTTTCAAATGGTTAGATTATCAGTCTAACTATTGATATGTGGCTGTTTATTGATTCGTTAAAGCCAATATCCATATTCATCAGACGAAAGAGCAAAATAATGAACTAGCCCATCTAAAAGTGATCGTCAACTCCTGACTCTTGCCGGATTCCCTACTGTGACCGCTTTTTCTGGAACATCCTTTGTGACAACAGCTCCAGCACCGACAACCGCATGCTCACCTATCACAATGGCAGGTAAAAGTGTAGCATGATTCCCAATTTTGGCATGTGCCTTAATGTGCGGACCTGTATGCGTTCCCTTACCACTTGCCATATATTTGTCATTCGACATAGAACAACACGGACCAATAAACACGTGATCTTCAATAATCGTATCTGCT comes from the Alkalihalobacillus sp. FSL W8-0930 genome and includes:
- a CDS encoding glycosyltransferase family 2 protein produces the protein MRNSFSYRVITNKEDYLRKLNGQSPLPVSTGIVKRNLDYKLHVIVPAMDEADTLPGVLAELKRLQPDQIIVVVNGSKDQTAHIAESHGAKVLNFTQPLGNDVGRAIGALNAKADIYLFTDADIVIKAEDYLPFIQDVENGVDMAINSIDWITKVERADIISQSRFFLNAIQERRDLRAENILTIPHAFSLKGLEMVGRSELSNPVLANTIAVDKQLEVSVSHTIDVLRMNKMRINHLPKPGEVIGEAMQRMHGDFLEALDYLFDMYGPTLHYPKPLEGVHLLYSDRLKWQALSKARDRSVIFYVSEGAELLDVQELLKSPQIEWVPIVTSTHPVAIDFFAHQSIPFITVDQTCSLDTAFYIGSQLAQGNRLLFHSAEIPITRDEIQQFFDEVDKPGVDVCINDQSSTQSSIEKMTLVHIGNTLLNVTAGCHKLPNSSLLIPPFVLKRSVFSDFNRSSLQSLGESHLKLLELGHQIVAPLSVSASRFIEKNEQKILASILKGFKYWINDKGVRGSFSDGGRGRDLLEEQPLYLKKDFLSSSKSKGEDLIDYSLEISLVIQHS
- a CDS encoding NTTRR-F1 domain, translating into MVINRIENSGFETGALTPWTSINGLLTTAFSHTGIYAVQLPALTGSTLSQTIPVNEGESFEVLASLAKTSVLPSPLVTITVDYYDASFVLLGSGLLINVLSDRVPEATAATWLTVYETTEAAPVGTVFASVTISVAASVGTADIVIDDVSMITIGALFVPSGPPGPTGATGATGPTGETGATGPTGATGVTGPTGETGATGPTGATGVTGPTGETGATGPTGATGVTGPTGETGATGPTGATGVTGPTGEIGATGPTGATGVTGPTGETGATGATGPTGATGVTGPTGETGATGPTGATGVTGPTGEIGATGPTGATGATGPAGTGAGVTGPTGETGATGPTGATGVTGPTGETGATGPTGATGPTGPTGETGATGPTGETGPTGVTGPTGETGATGATGVTGPTGATGVTGATGATGVTGATGETGATGATGVTGATGVTGATGATGVTGATGATGVTGATGVTGATGATGVTGATGATGATGATGATGVTGATGVTGATGATGVTGATGATGVTGATGVTGATGPTGVTGATGATGVTGATGATGVTGATGATGATGATGATGATGVTGATGVTGATGATGPTGATGATGVTGATGVTGATGATGVTGATGVTGATGVTGATGPTGTSVTANSMSAVNTAGGLLAVILGGTAVPLAGAQSLDGFVANGTSTLFTVPVTGRYYITYRINLTAGLLAGAQAVAGGAPIPGTVISPVLTLSSYEADVITTLTAGTTIGIQLFGVVAAATLQAGVGASLVVIRVD
- a CDS encoding NAD-dependent epimerase/dehydratase family protein, giving the protein MNLLVTGGAGFIGSHLCEELLELGHMVTALDNFSNGNQSNVAHLRENPKFRLIEGDCSHVPTVDPLIKKHDVVFHLAAVLGVKHCVDSPLKVIKENLTGTSSVLESAARYQKRVVFASSSEVYGKSENLPYKEDGDRLLGSTNVHRWCYSTAKSMEEHLCLAYGKEGLSVTILRYFNAYGPRANDSIYGGVVPIFVKAALENREITLFGDGTQSRCFTFVKDTAKATALVLEKKTDQQIINIGTNQGTTISELAEIVKRCTQSSSPVKQISYEEAYGKGFEDMRKRIPCIEKAKNLLDYVPETDLIEGIQSLVNSYQKTNFS
- a CDS encoding nucleotide sugar dehydrogenase, translating into MTTQIAVIGLGYVGLPLATLFHKSGYDVIGIDIDVRKMDCLEKGISYLSDYSNEDMQKLTASKQFRFSPDFKKMETAHAIILCVPTPLRNHQDPDLSYLESAAKAMLPYLRPGHLVVLESSTFPGTTEEVLVPLLEKSGLKVGVDLFLGYSPERIDPGNLDYDLEDIPKVVSGVTTACLHEVQAIYGKAFTSLVPVENTRVAEMTKILENTQRLINISFINEMSQICHELHIDIWQVIEAASTKPYGFTPYYPGPGIGGHCIPVDPLYLKWKANEQKLHTPFIDLAKKVNDKQPMYVVDRLEKALGSGKKNPSVLLVGLTYKKDVNDVRESVSLPVMEELIKRGWNVEYYDPFVQNITLQGKTYHGTSFDQKKLSSYDAAIILTDHSQIDYSALIKGVSLLFDTRNCIKGTYDHVIRL